A stretch of Longibacter salinarum DNA encodes these proteins:
- a CDS encoding DUF4105 domain-containing protein, whose translation MRSIRSALLSRFTLRYAFLVACSLTFLFPKPGNAQEIPKLSPDAKAWMVTILPGDAVYTEFGHSAIRIADPVHQLDRLYNYGTFNFNEPFFVLKFTYGQLNYMLTTEPYGPALPFYKRVERPIIEQRLNLTAGQVQDLYAFLEVNARPENRTYRYDFLFDNCSTRVRDALESAVGPLVQFSGEPNPGKSFRRLLDPYVADRRLLDVGFDLGLGKPADQIASPREAMFLPDYLFEAFENAKIMTPDGPEPLVTKTDTLFWVDGYEATEATFPWPLVLTWGLLGVGAVWTVRQARVFARGPRDTDVGAWGDATLFGISGLAGLIICFLWFISEHQVTDQNWNLFWAWPTHLALTVAIVRNVRPQWIQGYTAVAAISTGLLAAGWFLWPQDLHNAIFPIALLLTLRLGWFAYRLSPEQSTIEQPPERSETVEASAPTP comes from the coding sequence GTGCGCTCGATTCGCTCTGCGCTTCTTTCTCGTTTCACCCTGCGCTACGCATTCCTTGTCGCCTGTTCTCTCACCTTCCTGTTTCCAAAACCGGGCAACGCACAGGAGATCCCTAAACTCTCCCCCGATGCGAAAGCATGGATGGTGACGATTTTGCCGGGCGATGCCGTGTACACCGAGTTCGGCCACAGCGCGATTCGCATCGCAGACCCCGTGCACCAACTCGACCGTCTGTACAATTACGGCACGTTCAACTTCAACGAGCCGTTCTTCGTGCTGAAGTTCACTTACGGGCAGTTGAACTACATGCTCACGACGGAGCCCTACGGCCCTGCACTTCCCTTTTACAAGCGAGTTGAGCGACCGATTATCGAGCAACGTCTGAACCTGACCGCCGGGCAGGTGCAAGATCTGTATGCGTTCCTCGAAGTGAACGCGCGTCCAGAGAATCGCACGTATCGCTACGACTTTCTTTTCGACAACTGCTCAACGCGTGTCCGAGATGCGCTTGAGAGTGCGGTTGGTCCACTCGTGCAATTTTCGGGAGAGCCCAATCCAGGCAAGAGTTTCCGACGCCTCCTCGACCCATATGTGGCCGATCGGCGTCTTTTAGACGTCGGCTTCGATCTTGGACTGGGGAAACCGGCGGACCAGATCGCGTCTCCACGCGAAGCGATGTTCTTGCCCGATTACCTCTTCGAGGCCTTCGAGAATGCCAAAATCATGACGCCGGATGGCCCCGAACCGCTCGTGACAAAGACGGATACGCTGTTCTGGGTTGACGGCTACGAGGCGACGGAGGCAACCTTCCCCTGGCCTCTCGTCCTCACGTGGGGGCTTCTCGGCGTCGGCGCAGTATGGACGGTCCGGCAGGCACGCGTATTCGCTCGAGGTCCACGCGACACAGACGTGGGGGCCTGGGGGGACGCTACGCTGTTTGGCATCAGTGGACTTGCCGGACTTATCATCTGCTTTCTCTGGTTCATCAGCGAGCATCAGGTCACAGACCAAAACTGGAATCTGTTCTGGGCCTGGCCTACGCATCTCGCACTCACTGTGGCGATAGTCCGCAATGTCCGCCCCCAGTGGATACAGGGGTATACTGCAGTTGCCGCGATCAGCACCGGCCTGCTCGCAGCCGGCTGGTTCTTATGGCCCCAGGATCTCCACAACGCCATTTTCCCCATTGCGCTGCTTCTTACTCTGCGGCTGGGATGGTTCGCCTACCGTCTGAGCCCAGAACAATCAACCATTGAACAACCTCCGGAGAGGTCGGAAACCGTGGAAGCATCCGCTCCGACTCCATAA
- a CDS encoding DUF2339 domain-containing protein, producing MPPDETSPRKNDNPDLGDRVDRLEQRVDKLFDAVLRIEREIGSRTSSSEPENDVLSEEQAGRASTSPAELKSSESATGGSSRTVEGEAEAERADSDRFGKGGSREATSSRRMGTALPGRAGGWLKTVLGATTEDWLSRIGIALLLFGLAFLFRYAVEQNWLGPIIRIAFGGGLGVSLLYAGLRLYDERPRFGQVLLGGSSATLYVSIFSAYQLYGLAGYPAAFALMVIVTLGTFGVAVRQEEPIMAVIGSLGAYATPFVLYTDAGSVPGLVGYALVVLVLTTSLFWLRGWITMLYTSIGGMWLVTLVAWVSTLSFVGTGDATDVDRVSIQVSAVAAWLASAVIPLAYQIVRAGALRERWMSRLPAWVQSQVENRTTEEGAEETTRSLWTKTGIIFASTVTPTLFVVITVANWDLGEGAAAFLMLVLAVMYALGSEWASRMALELERTVYAVLASLLVTASIGTAVDGPYITVLLAVQAAGHFAIARRGAPRALRTVGHILFLLVAVESFQVDLPRIESDLSTMTGRLIVAVLMFGSAFLVRSRSVRRVYFVGANSLLAAWTWHMIGEPSHALTWTRFIWALHATTLFAIARVPKLVNGTVLSPVRRTVGWVSHGLFLLVSMSFATEIWASGMGTMTLETAIVQFAVVGLFVSVAVWSRPEVVAAVYRLGTLVLWLVWTAHVVDGFGGGAGIVSSIWGATAMVGIIFGTVSNRSEVQYAGFATLLLVVAKLFLLDLSALSPAARIFIFLGFGIVLLLAGYLLPGLLPSGEEDRVRVDEEN from the coding sequence GTGCCACCGGACGAGACCTCACCGCGCAAGAACGATAATCCGGACCTCGGCGACCGAGTTGATCGGTTGGAGCAACGCGTCGACAAATTATTCGACGCGGTCCTCCGCATCGAACGTGAGATTGGCTCGCGCACGTCATCGTCTGAACCGGAGAACGATGTGCTATCGGAAGAACAGGCGGGACGTGCCTCCACGTCTCCAGCCGAGCTCAAGTCAAGTGAATCCGCCACCGGTGGGTCGTCACGGACGGTAGAGGGCGAAGCCGAGGCGGAACGTGCGGATAGCGATCGGTTTGGCAAGGGCGGCTCGCGAGAGGCAACGTCGTCCCGCCGGATGGGGACCGCTCTCCCCGGCCGTGCGGGTGGGTGGCTGAAGACCGTGCTCGGAGCGACAACAGAGGATTGGCTCAGCCGCATCGGAATCGCGCTACTGCTTTTCGGCCTTGCCTTTCTTTTTCGCTACGCGGTGGAGCAGAACTGGCTCGGCCCGATTATTCGTATCGCCTTCGGCGGCGGACTCGGTGTGAGCTTGCTGTATGCTGGGCTTCGGCTGTATGACGAGCGCCCGCGGTTCGGCCAAGTCCTTCTGGGCGGGAGCTCTGCTACGCTTTACGTTTCCATCTTCAGCGCCTATCAGCTCTACGGCCTGGCTGGCTACCCGGCGGCGTTCGCCCTGATGGTCATTGTGACCCTTGGGACGTTCGGGGTGGCCGTGCGGCAGGAGGAGCCGATCATGGCGGTCATCGGCTCGTTGGGCGCCTACGCGACGCCCTTCGTGCTCTACACGGATGCCGGTTCGGTGCCGGGTCTCGTCGGGTACGCTCTCGTCGTGCTTGTCTTGACCACGTCGCTCTTTTGGTTACGCGGCTGGATTACGATGCTGTACACCTCCATCGGAGGCATGTGGCTCGTCACGCTGGTCGCGTGGGTCTCTACGCTCTCGTTCGTCGGCACCGGCGATGCCACGGACGTGGACCGGGTGTCAATTCAGGTGAGTGCGGTTGCCGCCTGGCTAGCATCGGCCGTGATTCCTCTCGCGTACCAAATTGTACGCGCTGGTGCGCTACGAGAACGGTGGATGTCTCGATTGCCCGCGTGGGTCCAGTCCCAGGTTGAGAATCGTACCACGGAGGAGGGAGCCGAGGAGACGACACGTAGTCTCTGGACGAAGACCGGGATCATTTTTGCATCCACGGTCACGCCGACGCTGTTTGTGGTTATAACGGTCGCGAACTGGGATCTAGGCGAAGGGGCCGCTGCTTTCCTCATGCTTGTCCTCGCAGTCATGTACGCACTGGGGAGCGAGTGGGCGAGCCGAATGGCGCTCGAATTAGAACGTACCGTTTATGCCGTGCTTGCGTCTCTACTTGTGACAGCGTCTATTGGAACAGCGGTAGACGGACCATACATCACCGTTCTCCTGGCTGTTCAGGCGGCAGGACATTTCGCGATCGCTCGCCGAGGGGCCCCTCGGGCGCTCCGTACGGTTGGCCACATCCTTTTCCTCCTCGTCGCTGTCGAGTCGTTTCAAGTGGATCTCCCGCGCATAGAGAGTGACCTTTCGACAATGACGGGTCGCTTAATTGTCGCTGTGCTGATGTTCGGTAGCGCATTTCTTGTGCGGTCTCGTTCGGTCCGACGCGTTTATTTCGTTGGGGCCAATTCACTTCTTGCAGCATGGACGTGGCACATGATCGGCGAGCCAAGCCACGCACTGACCTGGACGCGCTTCATCTGGGCGCTGCACGCGACAACGCTGTTTGCGATCGCCCGCGTTCCAAAGCTTGTGAATGGAACCGTGCTGTCTCCGGTACGACGAACGGTCGGTTGGGTCAGCCACGGGCTCTTTCTACTCGTCTCGATGTCGTTCGCGACGGAGATCTGGGCATCGGGTATGGGCACGATGACACTCGAGACGGCCATCGTTCAGTTCGCTGTGGTGGGTCTGTTCGTCAGCGTAGCGGTATGGAGTCGCCCCGAGGTCGTAGCGGCAGTCTACCGGCTTGGGACACTGGTTCTGTGGCTCGTGTGGACCGCTCACGTGGTTGACGGCTTCGGAGGCGGGGCCGGAATCGTATCGTCGATATGGGGGGCGACCGCGATGGTCGGCATCATTTTCGGAACGGTGTCCAATCGCTCAGAGGTGCAGTATGCCGGGTTCGCGACGCTCTTGCTCGTCGTAGCGAAACTGTTTCTCCTGGATCTCTCCGCTCTGTCCCCGGCTGCTCGCATCTTCATCTTCCTTGGGTTCGGTATCGTGCTGCTGCTTGCTGGATACCTGCTACCGGGTCTGTTGCCGAGTGGGGAAGAGGATCGAGTGCGAGTCGACGAGGAGAACTAA
- a CDS encoding TonB family protein encodes MELAPLTVLNKQYTIKRTLGDPGPFDIKYLGETVDSETATVIREFFPVHLVERESGKTSIDIKGGDKESQLFQSGMEYFQKESSVLSQLDHDALPSGYKVFEANGTVYRARPHKQSMSLRKGLESKGTLSEKAALTIMVPILEALQVAHDNGLYHGGVSPETVRLCQDGAVLLTGFRGAYIQLARQGGELSALVQQGTSAIEQYTPRGNQGPWTDVYAAAATICYMVTGRELPDASDRLEGDDPLADLIQDADAFSAPGVREALIDALEVDPSKRLQSAEALSKALKESSTRYDGTESGYSIIPSELEQEEAESKSSGPATGEVEVLSTGGRERPARTRSRSSRSSRKKKESSNTALLVGLPIVLLLLGGVGYFVFAGGSDGSYEEFRTRADSLYEAENYDAARQAYSQALDVRTDDAFAQQRLRQIDQMMGSGGQQAFTTRVTEGDSLMAEADAAYASGDMRDALQMYSQATSSYYSAMDIRDQESVQRRINRAEQRQDQVIAELRSGGGSDEDLDAIVRQQQQAQQARAQTIYRRAMQRGRDYMSREEYAQAKSAFEQASDAQTTDEVMDLIAQADSLLQTQRENQSAYERYRAQGDVAFQEGSYEDAVALYRRALEAKEGDTYAQEQLEKAKSELEAIQLAQAKRQKEQQRRENMKEGDIYTVVDEEATVKGGLEALHKEVRYPSSAARRGVEGRVYMQAVVNADGTVREAKVTRGVSSAIDDEALRVVEDATFIPAKVDGKPVPSRTAVWIQFRLQD; translated from the coding sequence ATGGAACTGGCCCCGCTAACGGTACTGAATAAGCAGTACACCATTAAGCGTACACTGGGCGATCCCGGGCCGTTCGACATCAAGTATCTGGGAGAGACGGTCGACTCGGAAACGGCGACCGTCATCCGCGAATTCTTTCCCGTCCATCTCGTGGAACGCGAGTCGGGGAAAACCTCGATCGACATCAAGGGGGGCGACAAGGAGTCGCAGCTCTTTCAGTCGGGAATGGAGTACTTCCAGAAGGAGTCGAGCGTCCTTAGCCAACTCGATCACGATGCCCTCCCCTCGGGCTACAAGGTGTTCGAGGCAAACGGTACAGTGTACCGAGCTCGCCCGCACAAGCAGAGCATGTCTCTCCGAAAAGGTCTCGAAAGTAAGGGGACGTTGTCGGAGAAGGCGGCACTGACGATCATGGTGCCAATCCTGGAGGCGCTCCAGGTTGCCCACGATAACGGACTTTATCACGGCGGCGTATCCCCGGAAACGGTACGGCTATGTCAGGACGGAGCCGTTCTGCTAACGGGTTTCCGTGGCGCCTACATTCAGCTGGCCCGTCAGGGTGGCGAGTTGTCGGCTCTCGTCCAGCAGGGGACGTCGGCAATCGAACAGTATACGCCGCGTGGCAACCAGGGACCGTGGACGGATGTGTATGCAGCCGCGGCGACCATTTGCTACATGGTGACGGGTCGCGAACTTCCGGACGCGAGCGATCGCCTCGAAGGAGATGACCCCCTGGCCGACCTGATTCAGGATGCTGATGCGTTCAGTGCCCCTGGCGTACGTGAAGCCCTCATCGATGCCCTCGAAGTGGATCCGTCGAAGCGTCTGCAGTCGGCAGAGGCGCTGTCGAAAGCGTTGAAGGAGTCCTCGACGCGCTACGACGGGACAGAGAGTGGCTACTCGATTATTCCGTCTGAACTCGAACAGGAAGAGGCCGAATCGAAGTCGTCAGGTCCTGCAACCGGTGAGGTTGAAGTTCTGTCAACCGGAGGTCGTGAGCGTCCCGCGCGGACCCGTTCCCGCAGCAGTCGATCAAGCCGGAAGAAGAAAGAATCCTCGAACACCGCGCTCCTCGTTGGGCTCCCTATTGTTCTCCTCTTGCTCGGCGGCGTCGGGTACTTCGTTTTTGCCGGAGGAAGCGACGGCTCGTACGAGGAATTTCGTACGCGGGCCGACTCGCTGTATGAAGCTGAAAACTACGATGCCGCCCGCCAGGCGTACAGTCAGGCGCTTGACGTCCGGACGGACGACGCGTTCGCGCAACAGCGACTGCGGCAAATTGACCAGATGATGGGATCCGGGGGGCAGCAGGCTTTCACGACTCGCGTCACCGAAGGCGATTCGCTGATGGCTGAAGCCGATGCGGCGTACGCCTCGGGAGACATGCGTGATGCGCTCCAGATGTATTCGCAAGCCACGTCGAGTTACTACTCGGCTATGGACATCCGGGACCAGGAGTCTGTTCAGCGCCGGATCAACCGCGCAGAGCAGCGGCAGGATCAGGTCATCGCCGAACTCCGCTCGGGCGGCGGAAGCGATGAGGACCTCGATGCGATCGTCCGCCAGCAGCAGCAGGCCCAGCAGGCGCGTGCTCAGACGATCTATCGTCGAGCCATGCAGCGCGGTCGCGATTACATGAGCCGCGAAGAGTATGCGCAGGCGAAGTCGGCATTTGAGCAGGCGTCGGACGCGCAGACGACCGATGAAGTGATGGACTTGATTGCTCAGGCCGACAGTCTGCTCCAGACACAGCGTGAGAATCAGTCGGCGTACGAGCGCTATCGCGCCCAGGGCGATGTCGCGTTTCAGGAAGGCAGCTACGAAGATGCTGTCGCCCTCTACCGGCGCGCACTGGAAGCGAAAGAAGGCGATACGTATGCCCAGGAACAGCTGGAGAAGGCCAAGAGCGAACTCGAAGCGATCCAACTCGCTCAGGCCAAGCGGCAAAAAGAGCAGCAACGCCGCGAAAATATGAAGGAAGGCGACATCTACACGGTGGTCGATGAGGAAGCAACGGTGAAGGGAGGACTTGAGGCCCTTCACAAAGAAGTGCGTTATCCTTCCTCGGCTGCACGGCGGGGCGTCGAAGGCCGTGTCTACATGCAGGCCGTCGTGAATGCGGATGGTACCGTCCGTGAGGCTAAGGTCACGCGTGGAGTGAGCAGTGCCATTGATGATGAGGCACTGCGCGTTGTGGAAGACGCAACCTTCATCCCGGCGAAGGTCGACGGTAAACCCGTACCGTCGCGAACAGCCGTCTGGATTCAGTTCCGTCTCCAGGACTAA
- the ribH gene encoding 6,7-dimethyl-8-ribityllumazine synthase encodes MPEYLEGDLVVRDHRFGIVVSRFNDFITEEMLDGALRTIKRHGGDPDEVVVARVPGSLEIPVAAKKMAESGSYDAVICIGAVIRGATSHYDYVCSGTTSGTMSTSLETGVPVIFGVITTETIEQAIERAGTKAGNKGAEAAAAAIEMANLMEKL; translated from the coding sequence ATGCCTGAGTACCTCGAAGGAGACCTCGTTGTCCGTGATCACCGTTTTGGCATCGTCGTCAGCCGGTTCAACGACTTCATCACGGAAGAAATGCTGGACGGAGCCCTCCGCACGATCAAGAGACATGGCGGCGACCCGGACGAGGTCGTTGTTGCGCGCGTGCCCGGCTCCTTGGAGATTCCGGTAGCGGCCAAGAAAATGGCGGAATCGGGGTCGTATGATGCCGTGATTTGCATCGGCGCCGTCATTCGAGGCGCCACGTCGCATTACGACTACGTGTGCTCCGGCACAACGAGCGGTACGATGAGCACGTCTCTGGAAACGGGCGTTCCGGTGATCTTTGGCGTTATCACGACCGAGACCATCGAGCAGGCGATCGAACGTGCGGGCACGAAAGCCGGCAACAAGGGCGCGGAGGCAGCTGCGGCAGCTATCGAAATGGCGAACCTGATGGAGAAGCTGTAG
- the gpmI gene encoding 2,3-bisphosphoglycerate-independent phosphoglycerate mutase produces the protein MDGTQKHILIILDGWGLAEDPSVSAIHAADTPFMDDAMERFPNGILRASGPDVGLPEGQMGNSEVGHTNLGAGRIVYQEILRISKAIEDGSFFENEALVDATDHVKETGGALHFMGCFSDGGVHATLEHVYGLLQLAQNQGVDSDDVNVHAFTDGRDTSPTGGVGYVREFQEKAEEIGIGRIASIVGRYYAMDRDNRWERTEKAYRLLVDGKGEAFDDPVDALQASYDDDVTDEFVEPVKMNVDGGGRVQDGDAIIFFNFRADRARQLTRAFTETDFDGFEREPIDDLYYATMTPYDDDFDVPVAFDKLNLEDTLGEVISRNGGRQLRVAETEKYAHVTYFFSGGREEPFLGEDRLLIPSPQVATYDLQPEMSAPEVAARTCAAIGDEAYNLVVLNFANPDMVGHTGDFEAAVQACEAVDEAAREVVDTAREEGYSVSIIADHGNADKLRNPDGSPHTAHTTSLVPHIVIHDDVQGPVRDGKLGDVAPTILAMLGVEAPEAMDGDVLVDL, from the coding sequence ATGGACGGGACCCAAAAGCACATTCTGATTATTCTGGATGGATGGGGTCTTGCCGAAGACCCATCTGTTAGTGCAATTCATGCGGCGGACACGCCGTTCATGGATGACGCGATGGAGCGCTTTCCCAACGGCATCCTCCGCGCGTCCGGTCCGGACGTCGGGCTTCCAGAAGGGCAAATGGGTAACTCGGAGGTAGGGCATACAAATCTCGGCGCTGGTCGTATCGTCTACCAGGAAATCCTACGCATCTCGAAAGCGATCGAGGATGGATCCTTTTTCGAGAACGAGGCGCTCGTTGACGCGACGGATCACGTCAAGGAAACCGGTGGAGCCCTCCACTTCATGGGATGCTTCTCCGATGGAGGCGTGCATGCGACGCTCGAGCACGTGTACGGCCTCCTTCAACTCGCCCAGAACCAGGGAGTGGATTCCGACGACGTGAATGTTCATGCCTTTACCGATGGGCGTGATACGAGCCCAACCGGCGGCGTCGGCTACGTGCGCGAGTTTCAGGAGAAGGCTGAGGAGATCGGTATTGGACGTATCGCCTCCATTGTGGGACGGTACTATGCAATGGATCGGGATAATCGGTGGGAGCGAACGGAGAAAGCGTATCGCCTGCTGGTCGACGGCAAAGGAGAAGCATTTGATGATCCCGTCGATGCCCTGCAGGCGAGCTACGATGATGACGTCACAGACGAGTTCGTCGAGCCCGTCAAGATGAATGTTGACGGAGGTGGACGCGTACAGGACGGGGACGCGATCATCTTCTTCAACTTCCGTGCAGACCGTGCGCGACAGCTAACGCGTGCCTTCACGGAGACAGACTTCGACGGCTTCGAGCGTGAGCCGATCGACGATCTGTACTACGCCACGATGACACCGTATGACGATGACTTCGATGTACCCGTCGCATTCGATAAACTGAACCTTGAGGATACCCTCGGGGAGGTCATCAGCCGAAATGGAGGCCGGCAACTGCGCGTTGCTGAGACGGAGAAGTATGCACACGTGACCTACTTCTTCAGTGGGGGACGAGAAGAGCCCTTTCTAGGAGAAGATCGGCTTCTGATTCCGTCACCACAGGTTGCGACGTATGACCTGCAGCCCGAGATGAGTGCGCCCGAAGTCGCTGCACGCACGTGCGCAGCGATTGGGGATGAGGCATACAATCTCGTCGTTCTCAACTTTGCGAACCCGGACATGGTGGGCCACACGGGTGATTTCGAAGCGGCGGTGCAGGCGTGTGAGGCCGTGGATGAGGCGGCACGAGAGGTCGTCGATACGGCCCGCGAGGAGGGATACTCCGTCAGCATCATCGCGGACCATGGAAACGCAGACAAGCTGCGCAATCCGGACGGGTCCCCGCACACAGCGCATACCACGTCACTTGTCCCGCACATCGTGATTCATGACGACGTACAGGGGCCGGTACGGGACGGGAAGCTCGGAGATGTCGCGCCGACGATTCTGGCAATGCTCGGTGTCGAAGCGCCGGAGGCTATGGATGGCGACGTGTTGGTTGACCTCTAG
- the nth gene encoding endonuclease III: MGRRQRAKFTLDQLKSTIDTPETELDHGNPYELLVAVILSAQCTDARVNKVTPDLFEAFPTVHDLAEADPEEIHPYIASVTFPNNKAKYLAKMGRQVVENFGGEIPQSVSKLQTLTGVGRKTAQVVANVAYDVDALPVDTHVFRVSNRIGLVKEGADTPAKVERQLKRVIPKEDWGVAHHLLILHGRYTCTARSPECGACPVIEVCKYNKRLQRLPDPIDGLDKNKGTYYCKTRDHYFDDPAVHVDRNNVEQVACPRCGSMNVFKTQTGETTKTAKDYRVDG, encoded by the coding sequence ATGGGACGCAGACAGCGCGCGAAGTTTACGCTGGATCAACTGAAGTCGACGATTGACACACCTGAAACCGAACTCGATCACGGAAATCCGTACGAACTGCTCGTGGCCGTCATCCTGTCGGCGCAATGCACGGATGCCCGCGTCAACAAGGTGACGCCGGATCTCTTCGAAGCCTTTCCGACCGTTCACGATCTTGCAGAGGCCGATCCGGAGGAGATTCATCCGTATATCGCATCGGTTACCTTTCCAAATAATAAGGCGAAGTATCTCGCCAAGATGGGGCGGCAGGTCGTCGAGAATTTTGGGGGTGAGATTCCGCAGTCTGTCTCCAAGCTGCAGACGCTGACCGGCGTGGGACGAAAAACCGCTCAGGTTGTCGCCAACGTTGCGTATGATGTAGACGCGCTTCCGGTGGATACGCACGTATTCCGCGTGTCGAACCGGATCGGTCTTGTCAAAGAGGGTGCAGACACGCCGGCGAAGGTTGAGAGGCAGCTCAAGCGAGTCATTCCGAAGGAGGACTGGGGCGTCGCACATCACCTCCTAATTCTACATGGCCGCTATACGTGTACCGCGCGAAGCCCAGAGTGCGGTGCCTGTCCGGTGATTGAGGTCTGCAAGTACAACAAACGTCTGCAGCGCTTACCAGACCCGATCGACGGGCTAGATAAGAACAAAGGAACGTACTACTGCAAAACGCGCGATCACTATTTTGACGACCCGGCCGTCCACGTCGACCGGAATAACGTCGAGCAAGTTGCATGTCCACGCTGTGGCTCCATGAATGTGTTCAAGACGCAAACCGGTGAAACGACCAAAACGGCGAAGGATTACCGAGTAGATGGATGA
- the sppA gene encoding signal peptide peptidase SppA produces the protein MRFLSTLAASVLGTLIAVGALLLFVFFFIFAISLSADTTPQVQRSTILTLDIQGPIPERVSKDPFTRAIADQPKYDVSDVLSALSKAEKDDRISGLWIRLKGTQASWATLEQIRNAITAFRDSGKPVIASSGDFGMIEKDYFLASAADSIYAGPVTAFEFNGFYLPQTFFKGTLDKLGIEPKVVRAGQYKSAIETFTRNDLSEENEEQLQAIIDTQYDVFLNAIADSRSIDEQRLRDIASTDAPMDVRPAKDLGMIDDVRYTDEVVDVLRGIVGVSPSDDVRMMGIDDYARVPSSDVGLETTGDGRVAVIYGTGQIVPGDDDGGAFGSSGMMASDPIIEAFENARENESIKAIVFRVDSPGGSAAASEAIWRAVKRTKEVKPVIVSMGNLAASGGYYVAAPADTIVASPSTITGSIGVFGLLFNVEGLLTDKLGVGLDNVSTSDLADMYSPFSDFSEQERTLLASSIDRTYQTFLQRVAEGRKMSVEAVDSVAQGRVWTGRDAQEAGLVDVLGGLSEAVRIAGEKGGLGEGPYAVQTLPRQKTFFEKLNEDLSSQAARVYFDQTASDLERQMQAKRDRIRYYLSQSGTVQAVLPYEIDIQ, from the coding sequence ATGCGGTTTTTATCCACCTTAGCGGCGAGTGTCCTCGGCACTCTCATCGCCGTTGGGGCCCTCCTACTCTTCGTCTTCTTTTTCATCTTTGCTATCAGTCTGTCGGCGGATACAACGCCGCAGGTACAGCGCAGCACGATCCTCACTCTCGACATCCAGGGTCCCATCCCAGAACGGGTCTCGAAGGATCCGTTCACACGTGCGATTGCCGATCAGCCGAAGTACGACGTGAGTGATGTCCTCTCCGCACTTTCGAAAGCTGAGAAAGACGATCGGATCTCCGGCCTATGGATTCGCCTGAAGGGCACGCAGGCCTCATGGGCAACGCTGGAACAGATCCGAAATGCGATCACAGCATTCCGTGATAGCGGAAAACCAGTCATCGCTTCGAGCGGGGACTTCGGCATGATCGAGAAGGATTATTTCCTCGCGAGCGCAGCGGACAGCATATATGCGGGCCCGGTCACGGCATTCGAGTTCAACGGATTTTATCTCCCGCAGACGTTCTTCAAGGGGACGCTTGACAAACTGGGAATCGAACCCAAGGTCGTCCGCGCCGGACAATACAAGAGCGCCATTGAGACCTTCACGCGAAATGATCTGTCGGAGGAGAATGAGGAGCAGCTGCAGGCAATCATCGATACGCAGTACGACGTTTTCTTAAATGCTATCGCCGATTCCCGCTCGATCGACGAGCAACGGCTACGTGACATCGCGAGCACCGATGCTCCGATGGATGTTCGTCCAGCGAAAGACCTCGGGATGATTGACGATGTCCGATACACCGACGAGGTCGTGGATGTCCTGCGTGGAATCGTCGGCGTCTCCCCGTCGGACGATGTCCGGATGATGGGTATAGATGACTACGCGAGAGTGCCGAGCAGCGATGTCGGGCTGGAGACGACCGGTGACGGACGCGTCGCCGTCATCTACGGAACTGGACAGATCGTCCCGGGCGACGACGACGGAGGTGCCTTTGGCAGCTCCGGTATGATGGCGTCCGATCCGATCATCGAAGCTTTCGAAAATGCCCGCGAGAACGAGTCGATCAAGGCGATTGTCTTTCGCGTGGACTCACCCGGCGGCTCTGCGGCTGCCAGCGAAGCCATCTGGCGTGCCGTCAAGCGAACGAAGGAAGTAAAGCCCGTCATCGTATCTATGGGCAATCTGGCGGCATCAGGTGGTTATTATGTTGCCGCGCCGGCGGACACCATCGTCGCGAGCCCAAGCACGATCACGGGCTCGATCGGCGTATTCGGTCTCCTGTTTAACGTAGAGGGGCTCTTGACGGATAAGCTCGGCGTCGGCCTCGACAACGTCAGCACCAGCGATCTGGCGGATATGTACTCCCCGTTCTCGGACTTTTCGGAGCAGGAACGGACCCTCCTTGCCAGCTCCATCGACCGAACCTACCAGACGTTCCTCCAGCGTGTTGCAGAAGGACGCAAGATGTCGGTTGAAGCAGTGGATTCGGTCGCGCAGGGACGCGTCTGGACCGGACGTGATGCGCAGGAAGCGGGTCTCGTTGATGTCCTCGGCGGACTATCTGAAGCCGTTCGCATCGCGGGCGAAAAAGGCGGTCTCGGTGAGGGCCCGTACGCGGTGCAAACCCTTCCGCGACAGAAGACCTTCTTCGAGAAACTGAACGAAGATCTATCGAGTCAGGCAGCGCGCGTCTACTTCGATCAGACAGCGTCCGACCTCGAACGTCAGATGCAGGCAAAGCGTGACCGGATTCGATACTATCTCAGTCAGTCCGGGACGGTGCAGGCGGTACTGCCCTACGAGATTGACATCCAGTAA